The following proteins are encoded in a genomic region of Bacilli bacterium:
- a CDS encoding ABC transporter substrate-binding protein, translating into EGYESIPAMVHATEQKIDNLKYMINDPAAALDSKTLAEKGTQLQQIINDATYKYILGDIDLNGFQAEIEKWKKQGGDQVIQEINESYQKSKG; encoded by the coding sequence ATGAAGGTTACGAGTCCATTCCGGCAATGGTTCATGCCACGGAACAGAAGATTGACAATTTGAAATACATGATCAATGACCCGGCTGCCGCGCTCGATTCCAAAACATTGGCGGAAAAAGGCACGCAACTGCAACAAATTATCAATGACGCCACCTACAAGTATATTCTTGGCGACATCGACTTAAACGGATTCCAGGCGGAAATTGAAAAATGGAAAAAGCAAGGCGGAGACCAGGTCATTCAAGAAATAAACGAATCCTATCAAAAAAGCAAAGGTTAA
- a CDS encoding sugar ABC transporter permease — translation MNLAIAESLPELKQQRKKETRKRILRNKWMYLMILPGLLYFIVFKYIPMYGLIIAFQEYKPYLGVLKSDWVGFAQFHRLFNDPWFWTITKNTLVLFVLNITIYFPIPIILALMLNEVRVQIFKRTIQSIVYLPYFMSWVIVVSISFVLLSVDNGIVNNLLAEAGYEKINFFLDPRWFRPMYILQNIWREAGWGTIIYLAAMAGVDPQLYEAAHMDGAGRFKQMWHITLPSIRNVIVIMLLLRMGNVLEVGFEHVYLLLNAMNRHVGEIYDTYMYTVGLLQQQFSYTTAVGFFRSAVGLILVVVANWLAKLFKEEGIF, via the coding sequence ATGAACCTGGCTATTGCAGAAAGTTTGCCCGAGCTTAAACAGCAAAGGAAAAAGGAGACGCGCAAACGGATCCTGCGCAACAAGTGGATGTATCTGATGATTCTTCCGGGTCTCCTCTACTTCATTGTTTTTAAATACATTCCCATGTATGGGCTGATTATCGCGTTTCAGGAATATAAGCCGTACCTGGGCGTGCTAAAAAGCGATTGGGTTGGATTTGCGCAATTCCACAGGTTGTTTAATGATCCATGGTTTTGGACAATTACGAAAAATACGCTTGTTCTGTTTGTTTTAAATATTACCATTTACTTTCCGATTCCGATTATTCTGGCGTTAATGTTGAATGAAGTGCGGGTGCAGATTTTCAAACGAACGATTCAATCCATTGTTTATCTGCCTTATTTCATGTCCTGGGTTATCGTTGTCTCGATCAGTTTTGTCCTCTTGTCGGTGGACAACGGCATTGTGAACAATCTTTTGGCGGAAGCCGGATATGAAAAAATCAACTTTTTCCTCGACCCGCGATGGTTTCGCCCGATGTATATTTTGCAAAATATTTGGCGTGAGGCGGGCTGGGGCACGATTATTTATTTGGCGGCCATGGCGGGCGTTGATCCGCAGCTATACGAAGCGGCGCATATGGACGGCGCCGGGCGATTTAAACAAATGTGGCACATTACGTTGCCGTCGATTCGCAACGTCATCGTGATCATGCTGCTCCTCAGAATGGGAAATGTGCTGGAAGTCGGCTTTGAGCATGTCTATTTGCTCTTGAACGCCATGAATCGGCATGTCGGAGAAATTTACGACACATATATGTATACGGTAGGTTTGCTGCAGCAGCAATTCAGCTATACGACGGCAGTCGGATTTTTCCGGTCGGCAGTGGGCCTTATCCTGGTGGTTGTAGCCAACTGGCTGGCAAAACTGTTTAAAGAAGAAGGCATCTTCTAA